The Panulirus ornatus isolate Po-2019 chromosome 55, ASM3632096v1, whole genome shotgun sequence genome has a segment encoding these proteins:
- the Fnta gene encoding uncharacterized protein Fnta isoform X1, whose protein sequence is MLRDAFLLATVAVLVGCSTVLHTPTFFYSPVFRQAPTIFHTPVSLLTQQLRPVTVVLRGREGSLPCPAAGFYQHPTNCSRFYRCVDYLETGNYFSRYVFECPTGNVFTAGASTCVPGNCNRSVPTATPDSSTQPTDRTPDQSTVAPIKPTTLFSVPPTTEFSVPPTTEFSVPPTTEFSVPPTTDLPAPSTTEPPAEGGEAEVGVTELPGQVVNVPNTTVTETSTPSPVTPTTDAPTTQSCTPQYVQHPSYCNVYVQCNNSKLLFVCPLGTAFDELRQMCRISAADESLCVGKAILQVSFLRTEVVDGHIQLPESFELPPVDTLSLRTKTRTVVAAFPNVPRLVPPVGFLHHPQVHLPNSFTYLSHRRKRIA, encoded by the exons ATGCTGCGTGACGCTTTCCTCCTGGCGACCGTTGCAGTGTTGGTGGGCTGCTCCACCGTTCTGCACACACCCACGTTCTTCTACTCGCCTGTATTTCGCCAGGCACCCACCATATTCCACACGCCCGTCTCCCTACTAA CACAGCAGCTGCGACCGGTGACGGTGGTGTTACGGGGCCGGGAAGGCAGTTTACCGTGTCCTGCTGCCGGTTTCTACCAGCATCCTACCAACTGCTCCAGGTTCTACAG GTGCGTGGATTACTTGGAGACGGGGAACTACTTCAGCCGCTACGTGTTTGAGTGTCCCACCGGCAACGTTTTTACTGCCGGCGCCAGCACATGCGTCCCCGGCAACTGCAACAGATCTGTCCCCACCGCCACACCTGACTCCTCCACCCAGCCAACCGACCGTACCCCAGATCAATCCACCGTAGCCCCAATCAAGCCAACCACCTTATTTTCAGTTCCGCCAACCACCGAATTTTCAGTTCCACCGACCACCGAATTTTCAGTTCCACCGACCACCGAATTTTCAGTTCCACCGACCACCGACCTTCCAGCTCCGTCGACCACTGAACCTCCTGCTGAAGGTGGTGAGGCGGAGGTGGGCGTCACAGAGCTCCCCGGGCAGGTGGTAAATGTGCCAAACACAACGGTAACAGAAACCTCGACTCCGTCCCCGGTCACACCCACCACGGACGCTCCTACCACTCAG TCTTGCACCCCCCAGTACGTGCAGCACCCCTCGTACTGCAACGTGTACGTCCAATGCAACAACAGCAAACTCCTCTTCGTATGCCCTCTAGGCACTGCCTTCGACGAGCTGCGTCAGATGTGTAGGATCAGCGCTGCTG ACGAAAGCCTGTGTGTAGGGAAGGCCATCCTTCAGGTCAGCTTCTTGAGGACAGAGGTGGTGGACGGCCACATCCAGCTGCCGGAGTCATTTGAGCTGCCGCCCGTGGACACCCTCTCACTGCGGACCAAGACTAGGACAGTGGTGGCGGCGTTCCCAAACGTTCCTCGCCTGGTTCCGCCAGTTGGGTTCTTGCACCATCCTCAGGTTCACCTCCCCAACAGCTTCACTTACCTCTCCCATCGCAGGAAGAGGATCGCATAA